In uncultured Cohaesibacter sp., a genomic segment contains:
- a CDS encoding nucleotidyltransferase family protein — MNTLNRPKTGMILAAGMGKRMRPLSAITPKPLINVGGRAIIDRPLTALARAGVTRTVINVHYLADLVDVHVRQYDDFEIVISDERDTLLETGGGVVNALPLLGEDPFYLLNSDSFWMEGSVPNLDLLAHYWMDDTMDGLLLLAPTVTAVGYKGRGDFLLDPYGRLRRRKAHEVSPYVYSGAAILHPRLFKDSKKDVHSLNKEFDQAIEKGRLFGLIMDGTWMHVGTPRDIRWAERALLESATGGRLA, encoded by the coding sequence ATGAACACGCTCAACCGCCCGAAAACCGGAATGATCCTCGCCGCCGGAATGGGAAAACGCATGCGCCCCCTTTCTGCGATTACACCGAAACCACTGATCAACGTGGGTGGCCGAGCGATCATCGACCGACCGTTGACCGCGCTGGCTCGGGCCGGGGTGACCCGCACCGTCATCAACGTGCATTATCTGGCCGATCTTGTCGACGTCCACGTCCGTCAGTATGACGATTTCGAGATTGTCATTTCCGACGAGCGGGACACCCTGCTGGAAACCGGCGGCGGCGTCGTCAACGCCTTGCCATTGTTGGGGGAAGACCCCTTCTACCTTTTGAACTCCGACAGCTTCTGGATGGAAGGCTCCGTTCCCAACCTTGATCTGCTGGCCCATTACTGGATGGACGACACGATGGATGGCCTGTTGCTGCTGGCACCGACCGTCACCGCTGTCGGCTACAAGGGCCGCGGCGACTTCCTGCTTGACCCCTATGGCCGTCTGCGCCGCCGCAAGGCCCATGAAGTCTCACCCTATGTCTACAGTGGTGCTGCAATCCTGCACCCACGCCTGTTCAAGGATTCCAAGAAAGACGTCCACTCGCTCAACAAGGAATTCGACCAGGCCATCGAGAAGGGCCGCCTGTTTGGCCTGATCATGGATGGCACCTGGATGCATGTCGGCACGCCGCGCGATATCCGCTGGGCCGAACGCGCCCTTTTGGAAAGCGCAACCGGTGGACGTCTTGCCTGA
- the addB gene encoding double-strand break repair protein AddB translates to MSRDANVFTISPSSSFLETLIDAMIDGRLIESFSAKNPSDLSRAIIYVPTRRTADALRQAFLPHLRKRGWQSAILPKIHVIGDADEDLLPFKVAASSDASFRRLPTAMDSIERRLTMTRMVHHWAQKVDHALLGLKPDQPLHVSARPTDAAYLAIDLLALIDAVHRERSDWAYLNNLVPEDYGAFWQMSLDFLKIATATWPEHLKALELVDPVERRNAVLAAEIMAIGQYDGPVIAAGSTGSIPATADLLEAVARHPQGALILPGLDTGLDEASWQAIGHLHPETGEAEPSAGHPQFNLKQLLDRMALQRTDVTQLSAVETALALRERLVSEALRPAETTEHWQTSLEAISHDDRALALDGVTLAEAGNEQEEARIAALALREVLERPGARTALVTPDRALARRVLLELKRWGITVEDTAGMPLAETPPALLMRLMIDCVVNGFDPVKLLALMKHPLASFGMPRADVRRAARFLELRVLRGPRLGDGQKPLLDEFSRKRDNEQKRLGAAVALPEIWSLTAQLLDRLVAAVAPLLALVDADEEPSFADWLASVIAALEAVAMDRDGTPDRLYDEAAGRSMQDFFDRTSLAAAIASDMTPRDLEPFLVALMSGETVLSHGEGDQRVQLLGTLEARLLDVDRVVIGGLNEGSWPAETKTDAWLSRPMRAQMKLEPPERRIGLAAHDFAQAMGRREVVLVRAVKTGGSPSVPSRWLQRLEAVAGPEAREAMHKRGDLLTRWARQLDAARQPVAIERPAPCPPLEARPRSLSVTEIETWVRDPYALYAKHVLGLKVLDPIGSAPGGAEKGSIIHDILGAFTEQWTGPFDDGAVERLLELGREAFAQWENFPELLAFWWPRFERIARWFVLDWEAPRTDGIAGRHAEISGRITLPMRGGDFILRGRADRLDVTLDDRLEVIDFKTGQPPSAKQVLLGFAPQLALEGYMAKLGGFDAIPHGIEVGNMEWIRLSGGRDAGERKPGVEKDYAAEDVVELVGKRLLGLITAYDDPAKTYPSRARPMFERFESPYDHMARVKEWEQQGGED, encoded by the coding sequence ATGAGCAGAGACGCGAATGTTTTTACCATCTCCCCTTCCAGCTCCTTTCTGGAAACCCTGATCGACGCGATGATCGACGGACGGCTGATCGAGAGCTTCAGCGCGAAGAACCCGTCCGACCTCAGCCGCGCCATCATCTATGTACCGACGCGCCGCACCGCCGACGCCCTCAGGCAAGCCTTTCTGCCGCATTTGCGCAAGCGGGGCTGGCAAAGTGCCATTCTGCCGAAAATCCACGTCATCGGTGATGCGGATGAGGATCTGCTGCCCTTCAAGGTAGCCGCCAGCAGCGACGCCTCGTTCCGCAGACTGCCCACAGCCATGGATTCCATCGAGCGCCGCCTGACCATGACCCGGATGGTGCATCACTGGGCACAGAAGGTTGACCACGCGCTGCTGGGGCTCAAGCCGGATCAACCGCTGCATGTCTCCGCTCGCCCGACCGATGCGGCCTATCTGGCCATTGATCTTCTTGCCCTCATTGATGCCGTGCATCGCGAGCGGTCCGACTGGGCCTATCTCAACAATCTGGTGCCAGAGGATTACGGTGCCTTCTGGCAGATGAGCCTCGACTTCCTCAAGATCGCCACCGCCACCTGGCCAGAGCATCTCAAGGCACTGGAGCTTGTCGATCCGGTGGAACGGCGCAACGCCGTGCTGGCAGCAGAAATCATGGCGATCGGCCAATATGACGGCCCGGTCATTGCCGCAGGCTCGACCGGCTCCATTCCTGCCACGGCCGACCTGCTGGAAGCGGTCGCCCGCCATCCGCAAGGCGCGCTCATTCTGCCCGGGCTCGACACCGGTCTTGACGAGGCAAGCTGGCAGGCCATCGGCCATCTGCATCCTGAGACCGGCGAGGCCGAACCGTCCGCCGGGCATCCCCAGTTCAACCTCAAGCAATTGCTCGACCGCATGGCGTTGCAGCGCACGGACGTGACCCAGCTCTCCGCAGTCGAGACCGCGCTCGCGCTGCGCGAGAGGCTGGTCAGCGAAGCTCTGCGTCCGGCTGAAACCACCGAACACTGGCAGACAAGCCTTGAAGCGATCAGCCACGATGACCGGGCGCTGGCGCTCGACGGCGTGACGCTGGCCGAGGCTGGCAATGAACAGGAAGAGGCGCGCATCGCCGCTCTTGCCCTGCGCGAGGTGCTGGAGCGCCCCGGTGCCCGCACGGCGCTTGTCACCCCGGACCGGGCGCTGGCGCGACGGGTTCTGCTCGAACTCAAGCGCTGGGGGATCACCGTTGAAGACACCGCCGGCATGCCGCTGGCCGAAACACCGCCAGCGCTGCTGATGCGTCTGATGATCGATTGCGTTGTCAATGGCTTCGATCCGGTCAAGCTATTGGCACTGATGAAACACCCGCTGGCTTCGTTCGGCATGCCCCGCGCCGATGTGCGACGAGCTGCCCGCTTTCTTGAATTGCGCGTGCTGCGCGGGCCGCGCCTTGGCGATGGTCAGAAGCCCCTGCTGGATGAATTTTCCCGCAAGCGCGACAATGAACAGAAGCGGCTCGGTGCGGCTGTGGCTCTGCCGGAAATCTGGTCCCTCACCGCGCAGTTGCTCGACCGGCTTGTTGCAGCGGTCGCCCCGCTGCTTGCCCTTGTGGATGCCGATGAGGAGCCATCCTTTGCCGATTGGCTCGCATCGGTGATCGCCGCCCTTGAGGCAGTGGCGATGGACCGGGACGGGACGCCCGACCGGCTCTATGATGAGGCCGCCGGGCGATCGATGCAGGATTTCTTTGACCGCACCTCGCTGGCAGCGGCCATTGCCTCCGACATGACACCCCGCGATCTGGAGCCGTTTCTGGTGGCCCTGATGTCCGGCGAGACGGTGCTGTCGCACGGCGAAGGCGACCAGCGGGTGCAACTGCTTGGCACACTGGAAGCGCGCCTGCTTGATGTGGACAGGGTTGTCATCGGCGGTCTCAACGAAGGCTCATGGCCAGCCGAGACCAAGACCGACGCCTGGCTGTCCCGCCCGATGCGCGCCCAGATGAAACTGGAACCGCCCGAACGCCGGATTGGCCTTGCTGCCCACGACTTTGCGCAAGCCATGGGGAGGCGCGAAGTCGTGCTGGTTCGTGCTGTCAAGACGGGTGGCTCGCCGAGCGTGCCAAGCCGCTGGCTACAGCGTCTGGAAGCGGTTGCCGGACCCGAGGCGCGCGAGGCCATGCACAAACGGGGAGACCTGCTCACCCGTTGGGCCCGCCAACTGGATGCGGCGCGACAGCCGGTCGCGATTGAGCGCCCCGCCCCCTGTCCACCGCTCGAGGCCCGCCCCCGCTCGCTCTCGGTCACCGAAATCGAGACATGGGTGCGCGATCCCTATGCCCTTTATGCCAAGCATGTGCTGGGTTTGAAAGTTCTCGACCCCATCGGGTCTGCTCCGGGAGGCGCGGAAAAGGGCTCGATCATTCATGACATTCTGGGGGCCTTCACCGAACAATGGACCGGCCCCTTCGATGACGGCGCCGTCGAGCGCCTTCTCGAACTTGGCCGCGAGGCCTTTGCCCAGTGGGAAAATTTCCCCGAGCTTCTGGCCTTCTGGTGGCCTCGCTTCGAGCGCATCGCCCGCTGGTTCGTGCTCGACTGGGAGGCCCCCCGCACCGATGGCATTGCAGGGCGGCATGCCGAAATCTCCGGACGCATCACCCTGCCGATGCGCGGCGGCGACTTCATCCTCAGGGGCCGCGCCGACCGGCTCGATGTCACCCTTGACGACAGGCTTGAAGTCATCGACTTCAAGACCGGTCAACCGCCCTCCGCCAAGCAGGTGCTGCTCGGTTTTGCTCCACAGCTGGCGCTGGAAGGCTACATGGCCAAGCTCGGCGGGTTTGACGCCATTCCCCACGGCATCGAAGTCGGCAACATGGAATGGATCCGCCTGTCCGGTGGACGGGACGCGGGCGAGCGCAAGCCGGGCGTCGAGAAGGACTATGCTGCCGAGGATGTCGTCGAGCTGGTAGGCAAACGCCTTCTGGGGCTGATTACGGCCTATGACGATCCGGCCAAGACCTATCCATCGCGCGCCCGCCCGATGTTCGAGCGCTTCGAGAGCCCGTATGATCACATGGCCCGCGTCAAGGAATGGGAACAACAGGGAGGAGAGGACTAA